One Thermococcus kodakarensis KOD1 genomic window carries:
- a CDS encoding histone deacetylase family protein: MKFGILYTPIFLEHRPDGYHPENPARLKRAVEGLKKAGLWKNVIEPEAVQEKELLKVHDEEYVELVKELGRSFNYLDPDTYVSPGTFNAALHAFGAVKKAVELAFEDKGLYLALVRPPGHHAGRKGRAFNAPTLGFCIFNNAAYASKLLEGLTGKALVIDFDAHHGNGTQEILWNDPNAVHIDLHERDIYPVSGYEYEVGGKGAEGTKVNIPMPHYSGDDDYIYAWNEVVLPIVAQFKPKVIVISAGFDGFHGDGLTTLRLSEAFYAYAGTTLSKYPLVVVLEGGYSVGLEKGLPVFMAGYLSGERFEVSVRPSFETLSIMERVKEILGEWWEF, encoded by the coding sequence TTGAAGTTCGGGATTCTCTATACTCCGATTTTCCTCGAACACAGGCCCGATGGATATCACCCGGAGAACCCTGCTAGGCTAAAAAGAGCCGTTGAAGGGCTGAAAAAAGCCGGTCTGTGGAAAAACGTTATCGAACCTGAAGCAGTTCAGGAAAAGGAGCTCCTCAAGGTTCACGATGAAGAGTACGTGGAGCTGGTAAAAGAGCTGGGAAGGTCTTTTAACTACCTTGATCCAGACACTTACGTTTCTCCAGGCACGTTTAATGCCGCGCTCCACGCCTTTGGGGCTGTTAAGAAGGCTGTTGAACTTGCCTTTGAGGATAAAGGGCTTTACCTTGCCCTCGTCAGACCACCAGGCCACCATGCCGGCAGGAAGGGGAGGGCCTTTAACGCACCGACTCTCGGCTTCTGCATCTTCAACAACGCGGCCTACGCTTCAAAGCTCCTCGAAGGGCTCACCGGAAAGGCCTTGGTTATTGACTTCGACGCCCACCACGGCAACGGAACGCAGGAGATACTCTGGAACGATCCAAATGCAGTCCACATAGACCTCCACGAGAGGGACATCTATCCCGTGAGCGGCTACGAATACGAGGTTGGGGGTAAGGGCGCGGAGGGAACTAAGGTCAACATTCCAATGCCCCACTATTCGGGCGACGATGACTACATCTACGCCTGGAATGAGGTCGTTCTGCCGATAGTTGCCCAGTTCAAGCCGAAGGTCATAGTTATTTCGGCTGGCTTTGACGGCTTCCATGGAGACGGTCTTACGACGCTCCGCCTAAGTGAGGCCTTCTATGCCTACGCAGGGACGACCCTATCAAAATACCCCCTAGTGGTTGTTCTCGAGGGTGGCTACAGTGTTGGACTCGAAAAGGGTCTGCCTGTTTTTATGGCAGGATACCTGAGCGGAGAGCGTTTCGAAGTCTCAGTCCGTCCGTCATTTGAGACTCTGAGCATTATGGAACGGGTGAAGGAAATACTGGGGGAGTGGTGGGAGTTCTGA
- a CDS encoding indolepyruvate oxidoreductase subunit beta, whose translation MKEYNIVITGVGGQGILTAANLLGWAALRAGYKVRVGEVHGMSQRFGSVIAYVRFGEDVYGAMVPEGKADVILSFEPVEALRYINYLKKGGLVFTNARPIPPVQVSMGLATYPTLDEMKKIVEEDFGGKFMAFDAEKLAMEAGNIVTTNVVLIGALSQTPGFPLSEEQIKEVIRISVPPKTIDVNMRAFELGVKAAKEMLGL comes from the coding sequence ATGAAGGAGTACAACATCGTTATCACCGGAGTTGGCGGGCAGGGAATACTCACCGCCGCCAACCTTCTCGGATGGGCGGCTTTAAGGGCAGGTTACAAGGTTCGTGTCGGCGAGGTCCATGGAATGAGTCAGCGCTTTGGAAGCGTCATAGCTTACGTCCGCTTCGGCGAGGACGTTTACGGAGCAATGGTTCCTGAGGGAAAGGCCGACGTCATACTCTCCTTCGAGCCTGTTGAAGCACTCCGCTACATCAACTACCTCAAGAAGGGTGGCCTCGTCTTCACCAACGCGAGGCCTATCCCGCCCGTCCAGGTCTCGATGGGGCTCGCGACCTATCCAACGCTTGACGAGATGAAGAAGATCGTGGAGGAGGACTTCGGCGGCAAGTTCATGGCCTTCGACGCCGAGAAGTTGGCTATGGAGGCTGGCAACATCGTCACCACAAACGTAGTCCTCATAGGAGCACTCAGCCAGACTCCTGGCTTCCCGCTCTCGGAGGAGCAGATAAAGGAGGTCATCAGGATCAGCGTCCCGCCGAAGACGATAGATGTAAACATGAGGGCCTTCGAGCTTGGCGTTAAAGCCGCTAAGGAAATGCTGGGGCTTTGA